In Quercus robur chromosome 10, dhQueRobu3.1, whole genome shotgun sequence, a genomic segment contains:
- the LOC126702465 gene encoding sucrose synthase 7-like → MASEQVLKRSDIIAESMPDALKQSRYHMKRCFASFVAMGKRLMKRQHTMEEVEKSIEDKHERSKVLEGLLGYILNSTQEAAVVPPYVALAVRPNPGFWEFVKVNANDLTVDSISASEYLKFKETIFDENWANDENALEIDFGAIDFSTPRMTLPSSIGNGANFISMFMTSRLHEKCGSEKLLLEYLQALNHHGENLIINANLDTVAKLQDALVKAELFVSAFPKDTPYQNFEQRFKDWGFEKGWGNTAERVKETIRLLSEVLQAPDPAKLELLFSRLPTIFNVVIFSPHGYFGQSDVLGLPDTGGQVVYILDQVRSLEEELLLRIKQLGLVVKPQILVVTRLIPDARGTKCDQELEPIVNTKHSHILRVPFKTQDGVLRQWVSRFDIYPYLERFAEDATAKILEHMERKPDLIIGNYSDGNLVASLMASKLGITQATIAHALEKTKYEDSDAKWKELETKYHFSCQFTADIISMNATDFIITSTYQEIAGSKDRPGQYESHEAFSMPGLYRVVSGINVFDPKFNIAAPGADQSVYFPYSERQSRITSFHPAIEELLYRKEDNNEHIGYLADRKKPIIFSMARLDTVKNISGLTEWYGKNKRLRSLVNLVIVAGFFDPTKSKDREEIAEIKKMHALIEKYQLKGQIRWIAAQTDRYRNGELYRCIADTKGAFVQPALYEAFGLTVIEAMNCGLPAFATNQGGPAEIIIDGISGFHIDPNNGDESSNKIADFFEKCKTDAEYWNRMSKAGLQRIYECYTWKIYANKVLNMGAIYGFWRQLNKEQKLAKQRYIHMFYNLQFRHLASNVPIPSEVPQQPTRAAKTTPKQSAPAAITGPQQPKPAVISKPQQPVSTSKIEPQPTPKHDGNEDQKQLGPRQARCPWSWWCFILGSLFVSYYVLRKFDFHSQK, encoded by the exons ATGGCTTCTGAACAAGTCCTCAAGCGATCAGATATTATTGCAGAGAGCATGCCTGATGCATTGAAGCAGAGCCGCTATCATATGAAGAGATGCTTTGCTAG TTTTGTTGCAATGGGAAAACGGTTAATGAAACGGCAACACACAATGGAGGAAGTGGAGAAATCAATAGAAGACAAGCACGAAAGAAGCAAGGTGTTGGAGGGTTTACTTGGTTACATCCTGAATTCTACTCAG GAAGCAGCTGTCGTTCCGCCATATGTAGCTTTAGCTGTGAGACCCAATCCTGGATTCTGGGAATTCGTTAAGGTGAACGCCAACGATCTCACAGTGGATTCTATCTCTGCTTCGGAAtacttgaaatttaaagaaaCCATCTTTGATGAGAACTG GGCGAACGATGAAAATGCATTGGAAATAGATTTTGGAGCCATTGACTTCTCCACTCCCCGAATGACCCTTCCCTCCTCTATCGGAAATGGGGCCAACTTCATCTCGATGTTCATGACCTCAAGGCTACATGAGAAGTGCGGTTCCGAAAAGTTGTTGCTAGAGTACTTACAAGCTTTAAATCATCATGGAGAG AATCTTATCATAAATGCAAATCTGGATACAGTGGCTAAGCTTCAAGATGCCCTGGTTAAAGCTGAATTATTCGTCTCCGCATTCCCGAAAGACACACCATATCAGAATTTTGAGCAGAG GTTTAAAGATTGGGGATTTGAGAAAGGATGGGGGAATACAGCAGAAAGGGTTAAGGAGACAATAAGGCTACTTTCTGAGGTACTCCAAGCACCGGACCCAGCAAAATTGGAGTTACTCTTTAGCAGGCTGCCCACCATATTCAATGTTGTAATCTTCTCTCCTCATGGCTACTTTGGGCAGTCAGATGTCCTCGGATTGCCGGATACTGGGGGCCAG GTGGTTTATATTCTTGATCAAGTAAGATCTCTAGAGGAGGAATTGCTTCTCAGAATTAAGCAGCTAGGCCTTGTTGTGAAACCTCAGATTCTTGTG gTAACAAGGCTTATACCAGATGCTCGAGGGACAAAGTGCGACCAGGAGTTGGAGCCTATTGTCAACACTAAGCACTCTCACATTCTTAGAGTCCCATTTAAGACACAGGATGGGGTTCTCCGCCAATGGGTTTCTCGTTTTGATATTTACCCTTACCTTGAGAGATTTGCCGAG GATGCTACTGCTAAGATCCTTGAACACATGGAACGCAAACCGGATCTCATTATTGGGAACTACAGTGATGGAAACTTGGTTGCATCTTTGATGGCTAGCAAACTTGGAATTACTCAG GCAACTATTGCTCATGCCCTGGAAAAAACCAAGTATGAAGATTCAGATGCCAAATGGAAGGAATTAGAAACCAAGTACCACTTTTCATGTCAGTTCACGGCTGACATAATCTCAATGAACGCAACTGATTTCATCATAACAAGCACATATCAAGAAATTGCAGGAAG CAAGGATAGGCCCGGACAATATGAAAGCCATGAAGCATTTTCCATGCCCGGACTTTATCGGGTGGTCTCAGGCATCAATGTCTTTGATCCAAAGTTCAACATCGCCGCTCCTGGGGCTGATCAATCTGTATACTTCCCATACTCGGAGAGACAAAGTCGGATAACCTCTTTTCACCCTGCCATTGAAGAACTGCTGTACAGGAAGGAGGATAACAATGAGCACAT AGGATATTTGGCAGACAGGAAGAAACCAATCATCTTTTCAATGGCACGACTGGATACAGTGAAAAACATTTCGGGATTAACTGAATGGTATGGAAAGAACAAAAGGCTGAGAAGTTTGGTAAATCTTGTGATTGTAGCAGGATTTTTTGATCCAACAAAATCGAAGGATAGAGAAGAAATTGCAGAAATCAAAAAGATGCATGCCTTGATAGAGAAATACCAACTTAAGGGCCAGATCAGATGGATAGCAGCTCAAACTGACAGATATCGCAATGGAGAGCTGTACCGCTGTATTGCAGATACAAAGGGTGCTTTTGTGCAGCCTGCACTCTATGAAGCTTTTGGTCTTACAGTCATCGAGGCAATGAACTGTGGATTACCCGCATTTGCAACAAATCAAGGAGGCCCAGCAGAAATTATTATTGATGGGATCTCAGGCTTTCATATTGACCCAAACAATGGTGATGAATCCAGCAATAAGATTGctgatttttttgaaaaatgcaagACGGATGCAGAATATTGGAACAGGATGTCAAAAGCTGGACTGCAGCGTATATATGAATG CTATACATGGAAGATTTATGCAAACAAGGTGTTGAACATGGGAGCAATCTACGGATTTTGGAGGCAATTGAACAAGGAACAAAAGCTAGCTAAACAAAGATACATTCACATGTTTTACAATCTCCAATTCAGGCATCTG GCAAGCAATGTGCCCATCCCGAGTGAAGTACCCCAACAACCAACACGTGCGGCAAAAACTACACCCAAACAATCAGCACCAGCGGCAATAACTGGACCCCAACAACCAAAGCCAGCAGTGATATCTAAACCTCAGCAACCAGTGTCAACATCTAAAATTGAACCTCAGCCAACACCAAAGCATGATGG GAATGAAGACCAGAAGCAGCTTGGCCCGCGACAAGCACGCTGCCCTTGGAGTTGGTGGTGCTTCATTCTTGGTTCTCTCTTTGTCTCTTATTACGTCCTAAGGAAGTTTGATTTTCATTCACAAAAATGA